One segment of Primulina tabacum isolate GXHZ01 chromosome 14, ASM2559414v2, whole genome shotgun sequence DNA contains the following:
- the LOC142525215 gene encoding uncharacterized protein LOC142525215, with translation MGFIMEFAENLILRMMEDPKERDRNFRERLYERKDKCQKTKEMWSLPLRPYGFWTFERHNAQIFWDSQISQVPGRRDPYDDLIQEASSSSSTK, from the coding sequence ATGGGATTCATAATGGAGTTTGCGGAGAATTTGATTTTGCGTATGATGGAGGATCCGAAGGAGAGGGACAGGAATTTTAGGGAGCGTTTGTATGAAAGGAAAGACAAGTGCCAGAAAACTAAGGAAATGTGGAGCTTACCTCTGCGTCCCTATGGATTCTGGACTTTTGAGCGCCACAATGCTCAGATTTTCTGGGATTCTCAGATTAGCCAAGTTCCAGGGCGCAGGGACCCATATGATGACCTCATCCAAGAAGCTTCTTCGTCTTCCTCGACCAAATAA